From Suncus etruscus isolate mSunEtr1 chromosome 6, mSunEtr1.pri.cur, whole genome shotgun sequence, one genomic window encodes:
- the ARTN gene encoding artemin, with amino-acid sequence MPHWPRPRRQSALWPTLAALALLSSVAEAALRPAPRSAIPREGPMSPLTSPASPLPGGRGGRVCGGRARRSPPPPPRPAPPPPAPASAPRRGGRTARAAGRAGRAGRGGGARKADAEGARGCRLRSQVVPVRALGLGHHSDELVSFRFCSGSCRRARAPHDLSLARLLAAGTLKLASGSRPVTQPCCRPTRYEAVSFMDVNSTWRTVERLSATACDCLG; translated from the exons ATGCCCCACTGGCCAAGGCCTCGGCGGCAG TCCGCCCTGTGGCCCACCCTGGCGGCGCTGGCCCTCCTGAGCAGCGTGGCGGAGGCGGCcctgcgccccgcgccccgcaGCGCGATCCCCCGCGAAGGCCCGATGTCCCCGCTGACGTCCCCCGCCAGTCCCCTGCCGG GGGGCCGAGGAGGTCGCGTGTGCGGTGGAAGAGCCCGGCggtccccgccgccgccgccccggcccgcgccgccgccgcccgctcCCGCATCAGCGCCCCGACGCGGAGGCCGCACGGCGCGGGCGGCGGGCCGGGCGGGCCGCGCGGGCCGGGGCGGCGGCGCGCGGAAGGCGGACGCGGAGGGCGCGCGGGGCTGCCGGCTGCGCTCGCAGGTGGTCCCGGTGCGGGCGCTGGGCCTGGGCCACCACTCGGACGAGCTGGTGAGCTTCCGCTTCTGCAGCGGGTCGTGCCGCCGAGCCCGCGCGCCGCACGACCTGAGCCTGGCCCGGCTGCTGGCCGCGGGCACGCTCAAGCTGGCGTCCGGCTCGCGGCCCGTCACGCAGCCCTGCTGCCGCCCCACGCGCTACGAGGCCGTCTCCTTCATGGACGTCAACAGCACCTGGAGGACCGTGGAGCGCCTCTCGGCCACCGCCTGCGACTGTCTGGGCTGA